Proteins from one Xenopus tropicalis strain Nigerian chromosome 1, UCB_Xtro_10.0, whole genome shotgun sequence genomic window:
- the dohh gene encoding deoxyhypusine hydroxylase → MAASLSTVQSLGRLLIDSGQPLPLRFRALFTLRNLGGAEAIDYIGRGFQDESALLKHELAYCLGQMKDRRALPVLMEVLQDRQQEAMVRHEAGEALGAIGDPEVLELLKEYSRDPVIEVAETCQLAVCRIEWLQKNSDAPDSNPYLSVDPAPPAKEKDIPKLRATLLDETCTLFDRYRAMFALRNIGGEEAVLALADGLQISGSLFRHEIGYVLGQMQHKAAIPGLSAALERFEENPMVRHECAEALGSIAHEDCLKALRAHVGDGEQVVRESCEVALDMYEYENSGDFQYANGLSQICGQI, encoded by the exons ATGGCGGCTTCCTTAAGCACGGTGCAGAGCCTGGGTCGGTTGTTAATAGACTCTGGACAGCCTTTGCCTTTAAGATTCCGGGCACTTTTTACGTTACGGAATTTAGGGGGTGCTGAGGCCATTGATTATATAGGCCGTGGATTCCAGGACGAGTCGGCACTCCTTAAGCATGAGTTGGCCTACTGCTTGGGGCAGATGAAGGACCGTAGGGCTCTGCCTGTGCTCATGGAAGTGTTACAGGACCGTCAGCAGGAGGCTATGGTTCGGCATGAAGCAG GAGAAGCTCTGGGGGCTATTGGAGACCCTGAGGTGTTGGAATTACTGAAAGAATATTCTCGGGACCCTGTCATAGAG GTTGCAGAAACTTGTCAGCTGGCCGTGTGTCGCATAGAGTGGCTTCAGAAGAATTCAGATGCCCCTGATTCTAATCCTTATTTATCTGTGGACCCTGCTCCCCCTGCTAAGGAAAAAGACATTCCTAAGCTCCGTGCAACACTTTTAGATGAAACCTGTACGCTGTTTGACCGATATCGTGCTATGTTTGCACTGCGCAATATTGGAGGAGAAGAGGCTGTGTTGGCACTTGCAGATG GATTGCAGATCAGTGGGTCCCTATTCCGTCATGAGATTGGTTATGTGTTAGGTCAAATGCAACACAAGGCAGCTATCCCGGGGTTGTCTGCAGCTCTGGAGCGTTTTGAGGAGAACCCTATGGTTAGGCATGAGTGTGCTGAAGCTCTTGGTTCTATTGCCCATGAAGATTGTCTAAAGGCACTTCGTGCACATGTTGGTGATGGAGAACAAGTTGTAAGAGAGAGCTGTGAGGTGGCCTTGGATATGTATGAATATGAGAATAGCGGGGACTTCCAGTATGCAAATGGACTAAGCCAAATTTGTGGACAAATATGA